A single Arcanobacterium canis DNA region contains:
- a CDS encoding C40 family peptidase: MAGRHSLLENKNVKDSAALRGFAIAGTVGVLAGVGMPSAFATDGQNQAAANNALIKPATVKIDTTKAVKKADSVQVSTSAAGEWKIAQVDFDAKDAEVAPAAQQESETSEGTAATVGSSRVARSSDSVVPVAPIGGGSVSGSSVVSTGLAYQGSPYVWGGVTPAGWDCIGFVRYVYAQHGVAIGSVPSSVLSAGTRVPYSQARPGDILYWPGHVAISLGNGQNVGAWNPGMGTRVGPDSWIGGTPVVIRVGA, encoded by the coding sequence ATGGCAGGACGTCATTCGCTTCTCGAGAATAAAAACGTGAAGGATTCGGCCGCTCTACGCGGTTTCGCAATTGCAGGTACGGTTGGCGTTCTCGCTGGCGTTGGTATGCCTTCGGCATTCGCAACAGATGGACAGAATCAGGCAGCTGCGAATAATGCGCTCATTAAGCCCGCTACCGTTAAGATCGACACCACCAAGGCTGTAAAGAAGGCTGACAGCGTTCAGGTAAGCACCTCCGCTGCTGGTGAGTGGAAGATCGCTCAGGTTGATTTTGATGCCAAGGACGCTGAGGTAGCTCCAGCTGCACAGCAGGAAAGTGAAACCAGCGAAGGAACCGCCGCTACGGTTGGCTCTTCGCGTGTGGCTCGCTCCTCCGACTCCGTCGTGCCAGTTGCTCCGATTGGTGGCGGCTCCGTCTCCGGTTCCTCGGTTGTCTCCACCGGACTTGCCTACCAAGGTTCTCCGTACGTATGGGGTGGCGTGACCCCGGCTGGCTGGGATTGCATCGGATTCGTTCGTTACGTCTACGCACAGCATGGTGTGGCTATCGGTAGCGTTCCGTCGTCTGTCCTTTCGGCTGGCACTCGCGTCCCTTACTCGCAGGCTCGCCCAGGCGACATCCTGTACTGGCCAGGCCACGTTGCGATTTCGCTCGGCAACGGCCAGAATGTTGGCGCATGGAACCCAGGTATGGGTACCCGCGTTGGCCCCGATTCGTGGATCGGTGGCACCCCGGTAGTTATCCGCGTCGGCGCATGA
- a CDS encoding universal stress protein translates to MHDNVVVVGIDGSEPSYAALDWALNQAKMRDARLHLVCAFELPTYATASVSAIPQDSGQYLRDAAEGMLQKAVEKVEGQGVPVTSALEFGDPTEILTELSKKAALVVIGGRSSGNKFSDRILRTASSAVPAHAYCPTVVVPVRHERTFQPIEHIVVGVDGSEHGRRALQRAIWEADRWNARLTVLCAVPISYNPGMNAVISDEDILADAEKEIRMEIDAVCEGRDVKINVHAQRGNPSYVLPEFSKMVDLVVLGTRGRGGIAGLLLGSTSQMVLGQAECPVMVVPKKVREGDDVGPAKREP, encoded by the coding sequence ATGCATGACAACGTGGTTGTGGTTGGAATCGATGGAAGCGAGCCATCGTATGCGGCTCTTGATTGGGCGTTAAACCAGGCAAAGATGCGCGATGCGCGATTGCATCTGGTGTGTGCTTTCGAGCTTCCCACATACGCAACGGCTTCAGTAAGTGCTATCCCGCAAGACTCTGGCCAGTATTTACGTGATGCTGCTGAGGGAATGTTGCAAAAAGCTGTGGAGAAGGTCGAAGGTCAGGGCGTTCCAGTGACCTCAGCTCTTGAGTTTGGTGATCCGACGGAGATCCTCACGGAGTTGTCAAAGAAAGCTGCTCTGGTAGTGATCGGTGGTCGTTCTAGCGGCAACAAGTTCTCTGATCGCATCTTGCGCACTGCGTCGTCGGCAGTACCTGCACACGCCTACTGCCCGACGGTGGTGGTTCCCGTCCGTCATGAGCGCACGTTCCAGCCTATTGAGCATATTGTGGTGGGCGTGGATGGTTCGGAGCATGGTCGGCGCGCACTTCAGCGTGCGATCTGGGAAGCTGATCGGTGGAACGCTCGTCTGACGGTGCTGTGCGCTGTTCCGATTTCCTATAACCCAGGAATGAATGCCGTGATCTCGGACGAAGATATTCTTGCCGACGCTGAAAAGGAGATTCGCATGGAGATCGATGCGGTCTGCGAAGGCCGTGACGTGAAGATCAATGTTCATGCTCAGCGCGGTAATCCTTCATATGTGCTACCAGAGTTTTCCAAGATGGTCGATCTCGTGGTGCTCGGTACTCGCGGGCGCGGAGGAATTGCAGGATTACTTCTCGGCTCAACGTCGCAGATGGTTCTCGGACAGGCCGAGTGCCCGGTGATGGTGGTTCCGAAGAAGGTCCGTGAGGGCGACGACGTCGGCCCCGCCAAGCGCGAGCCGTAG
- the mscL gene encoding large conductance mechanosensitive channel protein MscL, whose protein sequence is MIKGFKEFITRGNVVDLAVGVIIGAAFNQIVTALNEKFLMPIIGGLFGKPNFDHVLEFHIGQGKDMATVMPGAILTAVVNFLIVAGALYFFFVMPINKMRKPAPVVEVAPSEDVVLLTQIRDLLARQN, encoded by the coding sequence ATGATTAAGGGATTCAAAGAATTTATTACCCGTGGCAACGTGGTTGATCTTGCCGTTGGTGTCATCATCGGCGCAGCCTTCAATCAGATCGTGACTGCTCTGAACGAGAAGTTCCTGATGCCAATCATCGGTGGCCTGTTTGGCAAGCCGAACTTCGATCATGTCCTTGAGTTCCACATCGGCCAAGGCAAGGACATGGCCACCGTCATGCCGGGTGCCATTCTGACCGCTGTGGTGAACTTCCTGATCGTGGCTGGCGCACTCTACTTCTTCTTCGTGATGCCCATCAACAAGATGCGCAAGCCCGCTCCGGTTGTCGAGGTTGCTCCATCTGAGGACGTTGTTCTCCTCACCCAGATCCGCGATCTTCTTGCTCGCCAGAACTGA
- a CDS encoding SAF domain-containing protein, which translates to MKIFGRSTVPARPRSANPIRAALWRWRFVILAAVFAIAVQSVIAAAGGAAPKTIDVVVAARDIESGQLAQKGDLTFARIPHELAGPLATSTKEIIGKHLVAPIPKGAPVLREQVLDSQFTKNARPGSVVAAVPLVDSGDLLTVGARVNLYAPPAQLEKDPAAQLIAHNAVIVGKSVKTGQSTLFSKVDNATMFYVSISPEEARVALGLGARTPLMAILAVS; encoded by the coding sequence ATGAAGATTTTTGGGAGAAGTACGGTACCTGCACGGCCGCGATCAGCCAACCCCATTCGCGCAGCGTTGTGGCGTTGGCGTTTTGTTATCCTTGCAGCTGTGTTCGCAATCGCTGTACAGTCAGTGATTGCGGCGGCTGGGGGAGCTGCGCCGAAAACAATCGACGTTGTTGTGGCCGCGCGTGATATCGAGTCTGGTCAACTCGCCCAAAAAGGAGACCTCACCTTTGCTCGCATTCCTCATGAGCTGGCTGGGCCTTTGGCAACCAGCACAAAAGAAATTATTGGAAAACACCTCGTGGCACCGATCCCGAAAGGCGCACCCGTGTTACGCGAGCAAGTATTGGATAGTCAATTTACAAAGAACGCCCGCCCAGGCTCAGTGGTGGCAGCGGTTCCCCTTGTGGATTCTGGCGATCTTCTGACCGTTGGCGCCCGCGTGAATCTCTACGCACCACCCGCACAACTCGAAAAAGATCCGGCCGCACAACTCATCGCACACAATGCTGTCATCGTGGGAAAATCTGTGAAAACTGGCCAATCTACCCTCTTTTCAAAAGTGGATAATGCCACAATGTTTTACGTTTCAATCTCTCCTGAAGAAGCTAGAGTTGCTCTTGGACTTGGAGCGAGGACGCCTCTCATGGCGATCCTCGCCGTTTCATAG
- a CDS encoding 5-formyltetrahydrofolate cyclo-ligase, which produces MNHSTLSFPDVSGLDPEEAKQQIRPIVRASRSARSTARREELEEEWIATAMKFIGDAELVAAFVSVNEEPPSHGLIQTIADSGKRVILPKLGPGLTRAWGYFRGLDDLEEMAPGRPPEPTGPAFDNDLLADVDALIIPALAVSHTGARIGQGGGWYDRALKLAGDRAKIGAMVFPEEFVDAQLPQDDNDVRVPYVILPDRIVATTN; this is translated from the coding sequence ATGAACCACTCAACGTTGAGCTTCCCTGACGTCTCTGGCTTAGATCCGGAAGAGGCGAAGCAACAGATTCGTCCAATTGTTCGCGCATCACGGTCAGCTCGTTCTACAGCGAGGCGTGAGGAGCTGGAAGAAGAGTGGATCGCAACGGCGATGAAATTCATCGGCGATGCGGAACTCGTCGCTGCATTCGTTTCTGTGAACGAAGAGCCACCCTCGCATGGGTTGATCCAAACCATTGCAGATTCGGGGAAACGGGTGATTCTTCCCAAGCTCGGCCCAGGCTTGACCCGTGCATGGGGGTATTTCCGCGGGCTTGACGATCTTGAGGAAATGGCTCCCGGGCGACCTCCGGAACCGACTGGCCCTGCGTTCGATAACGATCTCCTTGCCGACGTCGATGCGCTGATCATTCCTGCGCTTGCCGTTTCACACACGGGTGCCCGAATCGGACAAGGCGGCGGTTGGTATGATCGCGCACTGAAGCTTGCTGGTGACCGCGCCAAGATCGGCGCAATGGTGTTCCCAGAAGAATTTGTCGATGCGCAACTTCCCCAAGATGACAACGACGTGCGGGTTCCATACGTTATTTTGCCTGATCGCATCGTGGCAACAACCAACTAG
- the glp gene encoding molybdopterin molybdotransferase MoeA, with translation MKTVEEFKEECFEVSKPQPPFAVALSDAVGTIVAQDVRSMVDVPQADLAARDGYAVRYGDIAGASPDFPVVLPVTEDIRADQFNSVALAPGTAIRISSGARIPTGADTVVALEDTDAGRAEVQIKYASENVNIRVRAEDLEAGEVIVRSGVRVGARQVALLASAGHARVLVHPRPRVVIMSIGDELQEPGNPAIAGKVFDANSHALASAVADAGGDVFRVGAVSDDKRTLREMLEDQLVRADIIITTGGLSYGGGDTLKEVLAPLGTVRFDNVAMSPGRQFGVGTLEDTTIFCLPGSPVAALTSFEVFIRPALRQMAGYQHIERRAIRARVDTPWNSTDGVVEFVRGKVLGSPSAGYHVTPMGDPSRQLLTGLAEANCLVEVPSGTTRIDIGDELACYVLDR, from the coding sequence GTGAAGACGGTCGAGGAGTTCAAGGAAGAATGCTTCGAGGTATCCAAGCCCCAACCGCCGTTTGCGGTGGCGCTGTCGGATGCTGTGGGGACGATTGTTGCGCAAGACGTCCGCTCGATGGTTGACGTGCCTCAAGCCGACCTCGCTGCACGAGATGGTTACGCGGTTCGTTATGGTGATATCGCCGGTGCCTCGCCAGATTTTCCTGTTGTCCTGCCCGTTACGGAGGATATTCGCGCCGATCAATTCAACTCCGTCGCCCTCGCACCCGGAACTGCCATCCGTATTTCATCGGGCGCGCGCATCCCCACTGGTGCCGACACTGTGGTGGCGCTTGAGGATACCGACGCGGGCAGGGCTGAGGTGCAGATTAAGTATGCCAGCGAGAATGTCAATATTCGCGTGCGTGCTGAGGACCTTGAAGCTGGTGAAGTGATCGTGCGAAGTGGGGTGCGTGTGGGCGCACGCCAGGTGGCACTTCTCGCTTCTGCCGGCCATGCGCGAGTTTTGGTTCATCCGCGTCCTCGCGTGGTGATTATGTCGATCGGTGACGAACTTCAGGAGCCAGGTAACCCTGCGATTGCAGGCAAAGTTTTCGATGCGAACTCCCACGCATTGGCGTCTGCGGTGGCTGACGCTGGCGGCGATGTTTTCCGCGTCGGTGCAGTCAGTGATGACAAGCGCACGTTACGTGAAATGCTTGAAGACCAACTTGTCCGCGCAGACATCATCATCACCACGGGCGGGCTGTCCTACGGTGGCGGCGATACTTTGAAAGAAGTGCTTGCACCGTTGGGGACGGTTCGTTTCGACAACGTGGCAATGTCGCCTGGCCGACAATTCGGTGTGGGTACTCTGGAGGACACCACGATTTTCTGCTTGCCTGGTTCGCCAGTTGCAGCGCTGACCAGCTTTGAAGTTTTCATCCGGCCTGCGCTACGTCAAATGGCTGGTTATCAGCATATTGAGCGCCGTGCGATTCGTGCGCGCGTGGACACTCCGTGGAACTCTACTGACGGCGTCGTCGAGTTCGTCCGTGGCAAAGTGCTGGGAAGTCCGAGCGCCGGTTACCATGTGACCCCGATGGGTGATCCTTCGCGCCAACTCCTCACTGGCCTCGCGGAAGCGAATTGCCTGGTTGAAGTGCCCAGTGGAACAACACGTATTGACATTGGAGACGAGCTCGCTTGTTACGTCCTGGATCGCTGA
- a CDS encoding DUF3160 domain-containing protein has product MNKGIGIVGALALVSACGVAGTAGQGGGEKSQVEALVNTVARARIIPLLNEEEALNSTPSLSSYIDEGTFKENFAEAMKSVAQSPSPAQGEGKQAGPDSAKKRAESKSNQVAGGSAAAPNPYGKMSPYKVDANLSNVVNAKDFEGLTTDQKRLLEKNNFVIGGNYGREEFFDIYESNRYTMLPNFVTVDSMMHSYHLFFQQLQKSVEKTQLTNKLATMSKELLAESQAQLTSLAGTEWEKAATRNVAFFAVAAKLLSPDTQVPQKVSNMVASELQLIQSASGSAKSPLLGKDTDYSQYQVRGYYEKTPQLQAYFKAMMWYGNMHFTQKDEELDRSALLATLAISNKALKEWETIYTTTAFFAGESDDSGYYEYLPMIHTAYGKNASVKDLPKNDAAWKKFHELTAKVTPPRIATGTLGVVDKENTGYEEQLGFRVMGQRFTLDQRVFSELLSPRVKANPAGEDRVLPDALDVPNVLGSTQAQTILKQQGATEYAKYNDNVEKLRKEIANDPNGMWTGSLSAQWLYTLNPLLASKGEGYPSFMTSSAWDKKTLQSYLSSYTELKHDTVLYAKQVMAEMGGGPIPEKDDRGYVEPEPELYTRLAKLAKATSEGLERYGLISDENKKSLGILAQLSTKLADISVKELSGEKLSNEDYELIRTFGGQLEHFWVIGNKDGINGEPIQSLQYPASLVTDIATSNSGEVLHIGTGAVNEIFVVFPIDGELHIASGGVSSFYEFTQGGSRRMTDTEWQEKVRSWDDQPTAPAWLSDIQAKRDAS; this is encoded by the coding sequence GTGAACAAAGGAATCGGGATTGTCGGCGCTTTGGCGCTCGTTTCGGCTTGTGGTGTTGCGGGTACTGCGGGTCAGGGTGGGGGCGAAAAGAGCCAAGTGGAGGCGCTGGTTAATACCGTCGCACGCGCACGAATCATCCCACTCCTCAACGAAGAGGAGGCACTGAACTCCACACCTTCCCTCAGTAGCTATATTGACGAGGGAACCTTTAAAGAGAACTTCGCAGAGGCAATGAAGTCTGTCGCGCAATCGCCTAGCCCAGCACAGGGCGAAGGTAAGCAGGCAGGTCCAGATTCTGCGAAGAAGAGGGCGGAGAGTAAATCAAATCAGGTAGCAGGTGGCTCCGCGGCAGCTCCTAACCCATATGGGAAAATGAGTCCATACAAGGTTGACGCCAACTTGTCGAATGTTGTGAATGCAAAGGACTTCGAAGGTCTCACCACCGATCAGAAGCGACTTCTCGAAAAGAATAATTTCGTGATCGGCGGTAACTATGGGCGTGAGGAGTTCTTCGATATCTACGAGAGCAACCGTTACACTATGCTTCCCAATTTCGTCACGGTTGATTCCATGATGCACAGCTATCATCTTTTCTTCCAGCAGCTTCAGAAGAGTGTTGAGAAAACTCAGCTCACAAATAAGCTGGCGACGATGAGTAAGGAACTTCTCGCTGAAAGCCAAGCGCAACTGACAAGCCTGGCTGGAACCGAGTGGGAAAAGGCTGCTACGCGCAATGTCGCTTTCTTTGCCGTTGCGGCCAAACTGCTGAGTCCAGATACTCAGGTTCCGCAGAAGGTGTCAAATATGGTTGCCTCTGAGCTACAACTCATCCAGAGTGCAAGTGGTTCCGCCAAATCTCCGCTCCTGGGTAAAGATACAGATTATTCGCAATATCAGGTGCGAGGCTACTACGAGAAAACTCCGCAGCTCCAGGCCTATTTCAAAGCGATGATGTGGTACGGCAATATGCACTTCACTCAGAAAGACGAGGAACTTGACCGCAGCGCACTTCTTGCCACCCTGGCGATTTCCAACAAGGCACTCAAAGAATGGGAAACCATCTACACCACCACCGCCTTTTTCGCTGGTGAGAGTGACGACTCGGGATATTACGAGTACCTGCCGATGATCCACACTGCCTACGGAAAGAATGCCAGCGTGAAGGATCTTCCCAAGAATGATGCTGCCTGGAAAAAGTTCCATGAGTTGACGGCGAAGGTGACGCCTCCGCGAATTGCGACGGGCACGTTGGGCGTCGTTGATAAGGAAAATACGGGATATGAGGAGCAGCTGGGATTCCGAGTGATGGGTCAACGTTTCACTCTTGATCAACGCGTATTCTCCGAGCTCCTTTCCCCTCGGGTGAAGGCGAATCCCGCAGGTGAAGATCGCGTGTTGCCTGATGCCCTGGACGTGCCAAATGTTCTTGGCTCAACTCAGGCACAAACCATTCTCAAACAGCAAGGAGCTACGGAGTACGCGAAGTATAACGACAATGTTGAGAAGTTGCGCAAGGAAATCGCCAACGATCCAAACGGTATGTGGACTGGAAGCCTCTCGGCGCAGTGGCTGTATACACTCAACCCGCTCTTAGCCTCAAAGGGGGAAGGCTATCCGAGCTTCATGACGTCATCGGCGTGGGATAAAAAGACGCTCCAGAGTTATCTTTCCAGCTACACCGAACTCAAGCATGACACCGTTCTTTATGCCAAGCAGGTGATGGCTGAAATGGGTGGTGGCCCTATCCCTGAGAAGGACGACCGTGGATACGTGGAGCCGGAGCCGGAGCTGTATACCAGGCTCGCGAAGCTCGCCAAGGCAACCTCCGAGGGCCTTGAACGGTACGGCCTGATTTCAGATGAGAATAAGAAGAGCCTTGGCATCCTTGCCCAACTTTCGACAAAGCTTGCGGATATCAGCGTCAAGGAACTTTCGGGCGAGAAGCTAAGCAACGAGGACTACGAACTGATCCGCACGTTTGGCGGACAGCTCGAACACTTCTGGGTGATTGGCAATAAGGATGGTATTAATGGCGAGCCGATTCAGTCCCTCCAATACCCCGCAAGTCTCGTGACGGATATTGCGACTTCCAACTCAGGAGAAGTCCTCCACATCGGAACCGGGGCAGTGAACGAGATCTTCGTTGTGTTCCCGATTGACGGGGAACTACATATCGCCAGCGGTGGCGTCTCAAGCTTCTACGAATTCACACAAGGTGGATCGCGCCGCATGACCGATACGGAATGGCAAGAAAAGGTGCGTTCCTGGGATGATCAGCCGACCGCGCCCGCGTGGCTGAGCGACATTCAAGCGAAGCGAGATGCGAGCTGA
- a CDS encoding FG-GAP repeat domain-containing protein produces MSWVIFIAGIAILCAVAAFLFFQREPLSVREQLRQELPSWVRWEGVEKDVDLDDDGEPERLVLDNGVVTVSESARKSWVSPQEWLVSNVFAADIDRDGKTELIALTWKRGSYGPFKPFWEEDDADKPYQHVFVFRYVDESAAVKSKRPADVSMGIEQVWMSSNIGFQAQRAELTGDLLLHLHTPEGVETIWRWQGWGFKLDKKQ; encoded by the coding sequence TTGAGTTGGGTAATTTTCATTGCGGGAATCGCAATTCTCTGTGCGGTGGCGGCCTTTCTCTTTTTCCAACGCGAACCCCTCAGCGTCCGCGAACAGCTCCGACAGGAGCTGCCCAGCTGGGTCCGCTGGGAGGGCGTTGAGAAAGACGTCGATCTTGACGACGATGGAGAACCAGAACGTCTTGTGCTCGATAACGGAGTGGTGACTGTTTCCGAATCAGCTCGTAAATCCTGGGTTTCGCCGCAAGAGTGGCTGGTTTCCAATGTTTTTGCCGCGGATATTGATCGCGATGGAAAGACCGAACTCATTGCGTTGACATGGAAGCGGGGGAGCTACGGTCCCTTCAAACCATTTTGGGAGGAAGACGACGCCGATAAGCCCTATCAGCATGTCTTCGTCTTTCGTTATGTTGACGAGAGTGCGGCAGTGAAGAGTAAGAGACCTGCAGATGTGAGCATGGGAATCGAGCAGGTGTGGATGTCATCTAACATTGGTTTCCAGGCTCAGCGCGCCGAACTCACAGGAGACTTGCTCCTGCATTTGCATACTCCTGAGGGTGTGGAGACCATTTGGCGGTGGCAGGGGTGGGGCTTCAAACTCGACAAAAAGCAATGA
- a CDS encoding SpaH/EbpB family LPXTG-anchored major pilin — MTKKSIRAVAATTMMALALSFGAGSAFAEPSRGGGENLSTVEQLGAANIDVKHPASITIHKLLNPESTHKATGVEDRAAKGKKLSGVRFTITKLSLELDNQENLKTAATLTAEQAQALKSGTKYDVTTADQGMIKQQLPVGVYLVEENQLRDGDDVRADGEKVEKPSEIKAAAPFVVRVPMSNGEKKDWNYDVHVYPKNTSDKLEKKVIDAGRNGGDTITYTIDASVPQVDEEYTRTVFNIVDDYDETKLEPGSIQIESVVMGQTAFEKGVDFETSDDNKRLTITFKTGEKVGLSKLVNNQVVTVKLTAKIKEAGEIVNKATRITRDTSVEEDKTKNTNDVKTYLGKIKVIKTGIEGKKLSGAEFGVFRCTPAGSTWNLNGDAIETLKTNAQGEAISKPLHVTDFENNLETVTKPENQNYCLKETKAPDGYLLSEEITHFTLAKADVLAKSDFITFTKEIENKPSDTPDLPLTGGQGIALLVILGAGVAGAAVYSARRNSTKA; from the coding sequence ATGACTAAAAAGTCCATTCGCGCCGTCGCAGCGACGACGATGATGGCACTGGCACTGTCTTTCGGTGCAGGATCTGCATTCGCAGAGCCGTCCCGGGGGGGGGGAGAGAATCTTTCCACAGTAGAGCAACTTGGTGCTGCAAATATCGATGTTAAGCATCCTGCCTCGATCACGATTCACAAACTTCTAAATCCAGAATCAACGCACAAGGCGACGGGTGTTGAAGACCGTGCTGCTAAGGGTAAGAAACTCTCAGGTGTAAGGTTTACTATCACTAAGCTGAGTCTGGAACTGGATAATCAAGAAAATCTTAAGACAGCGGCTACCTTAACAGCGGAACAAGCTCAAGCTCTCAAGTCTGGTACCAAGTATGATGTCACCACTGCAGATCAAGGCATGATTAAACAACAACTCCCTGTTGGTGTTTACTTGGTGGAAGAAAATCAGTTGCGTGATGGCGACGATGTCCGCGCAGACGGTGAAAAGGTGGAAAAGCCTTCGGAGATCAAGGCTGCCGCGCCGTTCGTAGTCCGAGTTCCAATGTCCAATGGTGAGAAGAAAGACTGGAACTATGACGTGCATGTCTACCCAAAGAACACTTCCGATAAGCTCGAGAAAAAGGTAATTGATGCTGGCCGGAATGGCGGTGACACCATTACCTATACAATTGATGCGTCCGTTCCTCAGGTGGATGAGGAATATACTCGTACAGTTTTCAATATTGTTGATGATTATGATGAGACCAAGCTGGAACCTGGTAGCATTCAGATTGAATCGGTTGTGATGGGGCAAACAGCCTTTGAAAAGGGAGTTGATTTCGAAACTTCTGATGACAACAAGCGTTTGACTATTACATTCAAGACCGGTGAGAAAGTTGGCCTTTCTAAACTGGTCAACAACCAGGTCGTTACCGTTAAACTGACTGCCAAGATCAAAGAAGCGGGTGAGATTGTCAACAAGGCAACTCGTATTACTCGTGACACTAGTGTTGAAGAAGACAAGACAAAGAACACTAATGATGTTAAGACGTACCTTGGTAAAATCAAGGTGATCAAGACGGGTATTGAAGGCAAGAAATTGTCCGGGGCGGAGTTTGGTGTATTCCGCTGCACCCCCGCCGGCTCAACTTGGAATCTCAATGGTGACGCAATTGAGACGTTGAAAACTAATGCTCAAGGCGAAGCTATCTCTAAGCCACTCCATGTCACCGATTTTGAAAATAATCTGGAGACTGTAACTAAACCAGAGAATCAGAATTACTGCCTCAAAGAAACCAAAGCACCGGATGGATACTTGCTTTCAGAGGAGATCACACACTTCACCCTTGCAAAGGCTGATGTGCTTGCAAAATCGGACTTCATTACCTTTACCAAGGAGATCGAGAACAAGCCCTCAGACACCCCGGATCTTCCGCTGACCGGTGGCCAGGGCATTGCTCTCCTTGTGATTCTCGGTGCAGGCGTCGCTGGCGCCGCAGTTTACTCCGCTCGTCGTAACTCGACCAAGGCCTGA
- a CDS encoding class C sortase, with product MSTHIIAESQKVEGKQPVAETSVWGRIALPLILATISIVIMLYPVVVTQLKNLEQMRVSAEYSQQETAVNPQELSKEFTSAQKYNATRAQGPILDPWLARISKDNRDYQAYLSELNTFEVMGRLVIPAINVDLPVYHGTGEDSLQRGVGHLYGSDLPVGGQGTHSVLTSHSGLRNATLFDNLVNLKKGDSFYIGVAGQRLKYQVYETQVVLPNEIESLNQVKGKDLVTLITCTPYGINSHRLLVHAERVPMDETEEVAVFNEPSTLNWQWWMFALMAAALALALGMGVWARNQVRATRVHKSHSCETETPLFTGKNNS from the coding sequence ATGAGTACGCACATCATTGCAGAGTCTCAAAAGGTTGAGGGCAAGCAGCCCGTGGCGGAAACGTCGGTGTGGGGCCGGATTGCGTTGCCGCTCATTCTTGCCACGATTTCTATTGTGATCATGTTGTATCCCGTCGTCGTGACTCAGCTGAAGAATCTTGAGCAGATGCGCGTCTCGGCAGAGTACTCCCAACAAGAAACAGCGGTGAACCCTCAGGAACTCTCCAAAGAGTTCACGTCAGCGCAAAAATACAATGCGACACGCGCCCAAGGTCCGATCCTTGATCCGTGGTTGGCCCGCATTTCCAAAGATAATCGCGACTATCAGGCGTATCTTTCAGAACTGAATACTTTTGAAGTGATGGGGCGTTTGGTGATCCCTGCAATCAACGTGGATCTCCCTGTCTACCATGGCACGGGGGAAGATTCCTTGCAGCGCGGAGTTGGCCATCTTTATGGCTCAGATCTCCCAGTTGGCGGTCAAGGAACTCATTCTGTTCTTACGTCACATTCCGGGCTTCGTAATGCAACGCTTTTTGACAATCTTGTGAACCTGAAGAAAGGCGACTCGTTCTACATCGGAGTTGCTGGTCAACGCTTGAAGTACCAGGTTTATGAAACTCAAGTAGTGCTTCCTAACGAAATCGAGTCCCTGAACCAGGTCAAAGGAAAAGATCTGGTCACCCTCATTACGTGTACGCCCTACGGTATTAATTCCCATCGACTCCTTGTACACGCCGAACGTGTGCCCATGGATGAAACAGAAGAAGTCGCAGTTTTTAACGAACCAAGCACTCTGAACTGGCAGTGGTGGATGTTTGCACTGATGGCTGCTGCGCTTGCCCTCGCACTTGGCATGGGTGTGTGGGCACGTAATCAAGTACGTGCAACCCGCGTCCATAAATCGCACTCTTGCGAAACCGAGACCCCGCTTTTCACTGGGAAAAATAACTCATGA
- a CDS encoding isopeptide-forming domain-containing protein — protein sequence MMKMMVAALVALIVTAVVPTAWALDQPDDLISGKSRLTVALPAGNPYDDVKMPPLDGYTVKLSRVRVDVRTNADYDHAASLKYDAALTLGTHAVSMKTTGADGVVTFHDLEPALYVVQTDLPEGRKGVVKINPALVLLPGKNADGSFAHAVTMKLKHSPEFQPTPPPNIPNPHPTPTPTPPAPKRPPLPWTGASVVGTGVVATALVTGGVVLARKKKGQI from the coding sequence ATGATGAAAATGATGGTTGCTGCACTTGTCGCACTGATCGTTACTGCCGTAGTGCCCACCGCCTGGGCGCTCGATCAACCTGACGATTTAATCTCGGGAAAGTCGCGTCTCACGGTCGCGTTGCCTGCTGGTAATCCATACGACGACGTTAAGATGCCGCCACTTGATGGTTATACGGTGAAGCTGTCGCGTGTGCGGGTGGATGTGCGAACCAACGCAGACTACGATCATGCTGCCTCGCTGAAGTATGACGCTGCACTCACGCTCGGTACCCATGCTGTGAGTATGAAAACAACGGGCGCCGACGGCGTCGTGACGTTCCATGACCTTGAGCCTGCTTTGTACGTTGTACAAACTGATCTTCCTGAGGGGCGAAAAGGCGTAGTGAAGATCAATCCAGCCCTGGTGCTACTGCCCGGAAAGAATGCTGACGGATCTTTTGCGCACGCAGTGACGATGAAACTCAAGCATTCACCAGAGTTTCAGCCCACGCCGCCCCCGAATATTCCAAATCCACACCCGACACCAACGCCCACCCCACCAGCTCCGAAGCGACCACCCTTGCCGTGGACCGGAGCTTCGGTTGTGGGTACGGGGGTTGTGGCCACAGCCCTAGTCACTGGTGGCGTGGTACTTGCACGTAAGAAGAAAGGACAGATCTGA